In the genome of Streptomyces sp. NBC_00433, the window GGGTGAAGTAGACGTTGTCCGGCGTGGCCCGGTAGTCGCCGAAGGGCGGGCATGCGGCCAGGCCTGCCCCGCGGTAGAGCCGTCGCGCCGCGGCGAAGCCCTCCTGGGTGCCCGTCTCCAGGCTGACCCGGCGGAATCCGCGCCGCCGCGCCTCGGCCAGCAGGCCGTCGAGCAGTGCCCGCCCGGCGCCCTGCCTAGTATGCAGAGACTTCTCTGCAAAGAACCCTTTGCAGAGAAGTCTCTGCATACTAGGCTGCCGGCATGTCAGAGGAACCCGAAGGCACCCCGCGGGCCGACCCGCCCGCCAGGCCCACCCGGCGCATCGACGCGCGCAGCCTGCGGGGGCTGGCCCATCCGCTGCGGATGAACATCTTCGAGCTGCTCAGCCTGGACGGCCCCGCCACCGCCACCGGGCTCGCCGAGCGCCTCGGGGAGAACACCGGCACCGTCAGCTGGCATCTGCGCCAGCTCGCCGAGCACGGCTTCATCGAGGAGGAGACCGGGCGGGGGACGAAGCGCGAGCGGTG includes:
- a CDS encoding GNAT family N-acetyltransferase, with the translated sequence MQRLLCKGFFAEKSLHTRQGAGRALLDGLLAEARRRGFRRVSLETGTQEGFAAARRLYRGAGLAACPPFGDYRATPDNVYFTREL